A region from the Melioribacteraceae bacterium 4301-Me genome encodes:
- a CDS encoding outer membrane protein assembly factor, whose product MKLLLLLILVNSLIIYAQQEEHYELTAVSFHGNDNMPTSQLQYVCLSKESPSWVSQLLNKFTSFGAKATYFDSLLIPSDIRAMRSLYQSKGYFKVKFFPEYKILSEKKEAELIYNIQEGNPATFRKFEITGIDNIGAELKKTIFNYVKVDSNQQYSDNFVTDKSNFVLGYLRDNGYMLAQVDRPLILVDTLANKVDVKLNFSTGKRYRISEIRTERTGVGKNLVSDTLLKRLVGIKPGQTYSYYDIQRGQVRLYRTNLFTSAIVNSIISDTNGNKVPLSITADVGLLNELSPEVITNNEDNTFNIGLGLSYTRKNFFGNARKFTLSSAGAIQNFSEFLKTYSFADSNLYGYIDNRITIEQPFLFDRFVNTKFETYLTFQKRKSEYKSTLYGAKLSLDFELPQFTYFNSFSAYLNIEHSNYIYQKGFMQNNLAYYFSKYFPQDVADSLAAFVLAGATKSDLTRESLDEYIGFSLGANKTNNIFFPTTGYSLSLLFEDANSIPLLFYNIFKKEFNRPAFLKILFTGTYFLPIYDTPLSAFGVKFRIGNIFVYKGNKGDIPLNQRFYSGGSNSIRGWGSRELVPSDPVYSLMNPTPEELEALFVKGATTGGFFTLEGSVETRNRLIGKFGSAVFIDYGNTWNGYENIRLDQIAVAGGFGLRYYSEFAPIRIDFGFKLYDPNDNRNFFKKKLWSELLQFHIGIGEAF is encoded by the coding sequence ATGAAATTACTTTTACTTTTAATTCTTGTTAATTCATTAATTATTTATGCTCAGCAAGAAGAACATTATGAATTGACTGCAGTTTCGTTTCATGGCAATGATAATATGCCAACTTCTCAACTTCAGTATGTCTGTCTTTCAAAAGAGTCGCCGAGTTGGGTTTCTCAATTATTGAACAAATTTACAAGTTTTGGCGCAAAAGCCACATATTTTGATTCATTGTTAATTCCAAGCGATATCCGCGCTATGAGAAGTCTCTATCAATCTAAAGGTTATTTTAAAGTAAAGTTTTTCCCAGAGTATAAAATTTTAAGTGAAAAAAAAGAAGCCGAGTTAATCTATAATATTCAAGAAGGTAACCCTGCTACTTTCAGGAAGTTCGAAATAACAGGCATTGACAATATTGGAGCTGAGTTGAAAAAAACAATTTTTAATTATGTGAAAGTAGACTCTAATCAACAGTATAGTGATAATTTTGTAACAGATAAAAGTAATTTTGTGCTTGGTTATCTTAGGGATAATGGTTATATGCTTGCTCAGGTTGATAGACCGTTGATACTTGTTGATACTTTAGCAAATAAAGTAGATGTAAAATTAAATTTCTCTACAGGTAAAAGATATCGAATAAGTGAAATTAGAACTGAGAGAACGGGCGTCGGCAAAAATTTGGTTAGTGATACTTTATTAAAAAGACTTGTTGGAATTAAACCCGGACAAACTTACAGTTATTACGATATTCAACGTGGTCAAGTAAGGTTATACAGGACTAACCTTTTTACTTCAGCAATAGTAAACAGCATAATTTCTGATACAAATGGCAATAAAGTGCCTTTAAGCATTACTGCTGATGTTGGTTTATTAAATGAACTTTCGCCAGAAGTAATTACTAACAATGAAGATAATACATTTAATATTGGACTTGGCTTAAGCTATACAAGGAAGAATTTTTTTGGTAACGCTAGAAAGTTTACACTAAGTTCAGCCGGAGCTATTCAAAATTTTTCTGAATTTCTTAAAACATATTCCTTTGCTGATTCTAACCTTTACGGCTATATAGATAATAGGATTACCATCGAACAGCCGTTTCTTTTCGATAGATTTGTAAATACCAAATTTGAGACTTACCTTACTTTTCAAAAACGAAAGAGCGAATACAAATCGACTTTGTATGGTGCTAAGTTAAGTTTAGATTTTGAGTTGCCGCAGTTTACTTACTTTAATTCTTTCAGCGCTTATCTTAATATTGAGCATTCAAACTATATTTACCAAAAGGGTTTCATGCAAAATAATTTAGCATATTATTTTAGTAAATATTTCCCTCAGGATGTAGCAGATTCATTAGCGGCTTTTGTTCTTGCAGGGGCTACAAAATCGGACTTAACAAGGGAAAGTCTCGATGAGTACATTGGCTTTTCACTTGGAGCTAATAAAACTAACAATATTTTTTTCCCAACAACTGGCTATTCACTTTCTTTACTTTTTGAGGATGCAAATTCTATCCCGCTTCTCTTTTATAATATATTCAAAAAAGAATTTAACAGACCTGCATTCTTGAAAATATTATTTACAGGTACATACTTTTTACCAATTTATGATACACCGCTTTCTGCTTTTGGTGTTAAATTTAGGATTGGAAATATTTTTGTGTATAAGGGAAATAAAGGGGATATACCATTGAATCAAAGATTTTACTCTGGCGGGAGTAACTCAATTCGTGGGTGGGGTAGCAGAGAATTGGTTCCATCTGACCCTGTTTATAGTCTAATGAATCCAACTCCCGAAGAACTTGAAGCACTTTTTGTTAAAGGAGCAACTACGGGTGGTTTTTTTACTTTGGAAGGTTCAGTTGAAACTAGAAATAGATTGATAGGTAAATTTGGCTCCGCAGTTTTTATTGATTATGGAAATACCTGGAATGGATACGAAAATATTAGGCTCGATCAAATAGCCGTAGCTGGCGGCTTTGGTTTAAGATATTATTCTGAATTTGCACCTATTAGAATAGATTTTGGCTTTAAGTTGTACGATCCTAACGATAATAGAAACTTTTTTAAAAAGAAATTGTGGAGTGAGTTACTTCAATTTCATATTGGCATTGGCGAAGCTTTCTGA
- a CDS encoding murein L,D-transpeptidase family protein, translated as MLKNIIYISGSVIVFFVGLIIYGIILNIREVPLQEAMAERGITQIRNPSIVVDLKNYRLNLFSDKTLLKSYKAVFGKSNNVDDNSMTGNFTPIGDYIICDKLPNYKYHKFLRINFPNEKDAADALRKNIISQLQFETILKTVEKNICPPSQEIFGKEIGIHGIGKYNFIFKNLPFSYNWTNGSIALSNENIDELYSVVKIGTPVKIIK; from the coding sequence TTGCTAAAAAATATTATTTATATCAGCGGTAGTGTTATAGTTTTCTTTGTGGGTTTAATTATTTATGGAATAATTTTAAACATTAGGGAAGTACCGCTGCAAGAAGCAATGGCAGAAAGAGGGATTACTCAAATTCGAAACCCTAGCATTGTTGTTGACCTTAAAAACTATAGATTAAATCTTTTCTCCGATAAGACATTGCTTAAATCTTATAAAGCGGTCTTTGGTAAAAGCAATAATGTAGATGATAATTCAATGACAGGTAATTTTACTCCTATAGGAGATTACATAATTTGTGATAAATTACCTAATTATAAATATCATAAATTTTTGCGAATTAATTTCCCTAATGAAAAAGATGCCGCCGATGCTTTAAGAAAAAATATTATTTCTCAATTACAGTTTGAAACTATTTTGAAAACTGTAGAGAAAAATATTTGTCCACCTTCCCAAGAAATATTTGGTAAGGAAATAGGAATTCATGGAATTGGAAAGTATAACTTTATTTTTAAAAATCTACCCTTTTCATATAATTGGACAAATGGTTCAATAGCTTTAAGCAATGAAAACATAGACGAGTTGTATTCTGTAGTAAAAATTGGTACACCTGTAAAAATAATTAAGTAA
- a CDS encoding YicC/YloC family endoribonuclease has translation MITSMTGYGKSIIRENDLLIECEIKSLNNRFLDISLKSPKSLFNKELEIREKVKSRIKRGKIYLSLSISKAGIEVKFPKLDTNGVKFALHVLKEIKKTSKLKNKISLSDVLLFQNFFFEENGDDFSDFFPLIQKAVDAAIDDLEKMRVAEGKELEKDLINRVKLIETALDKIEQLKKSTIKEYFSRVKERAKNLTQDILDNPNRLDTELALLVDRYDITEECVRLRSHIKLFLDTVHNSDDPGRKLNFIVQEMNREANTINSKTISAEISHYGISIKEELEKIREQIQNIE, from the coding sequence ATGATTACAAGTATGACTGGCTACGGCAAGTCAATAATTCGCGAAAATGACTTGCTGATTGAATGCGAAATAAAAAGCTTAAATAATCGATTTTTAGATATTTCTCTTAAATCACCTAAGTCGCTATTTAATAAAGAACTTGAGATAAGAGAAAAAGTTAAAAGTAGAATAAAAAGAGGGAAAATATATTTATCCCTTTCAATCTCAAAAGCTGGTATTGAAGTTAAATTCCCAAAATTAGATACTAATGGTGTTAAGTTTGCATTACATGTATTAAAAGAAATAAAAAAAACATCTAAACTGAAAAATAAAATTTCATTAAGTGATGTACTTTTATTTCAAAATTTTTTCTTTGAAGAAAATGGAGATGATTTTTCCGATTTCTTTCCTTTAATTCAGAAAGCAGTTGATGCAGCCATAGATGATTTAGAAAAAATGAGAGTTGCTGAAGGTAAAGAACTTGAGAAAGATTTAATAAACAGAGTTAAATTAATAGAGACTGCTTTAGATAAAATTGAGCAGCTTAAGAAAAGCACTATTAAAGAATATTTTTCGAGGGTAAAAGAGAGGGCAAAAAATCTTACCCAGGATATTCTTGATAACCCAAATCGTCTTGATACTGAATTAGCCTTGTTAGTTGACCGTTATGATATAACTGAGGAGTGTGTTAGATTAAGGAGTCATATTAAATTATTCCTTGATACAGTTCATAATTCAGATGACCCGGGACGCAAGTTAAACTTTATAGTTCAAGAAATGAATAGAGAGGCTAATACAATTAATAGTAAAACTATATCCGCGGAAATTTCTCATTATGGTATTTCAATAAAAGAAGAACTGGAAAAAATTCGTGAACAAATACAAAATATTGAGTGA
- the coaBC gene encoding bifunctional phosphopantothenoylcysteine decarboxylase/phosphopantothenate--cysteine ligase CoaBC, with product MAPSTLKGKKIIVGVTGCIAAYKSALLVRLLISQGAEVRVVMTPSACHFITPLTLSTLSNNPVVVNMFPETEGKNLDMQTWHIEYATWADLAIIAPATVNTIAKITHGFADNALTSVVLALRSPLIVVPAADVDMYTNPVTQENIEQLKNRGIYVIEPETGFLASGLNGIGRMADVNKIVDAAELVLAGFKRDLIGKKILVTAGPTYEDIDPVRFIGNRSSGKMGYSIAKAAYLRGAKVTLISGPTSENCYPEIDIVKIRSAAQMKNEVEKHLIDNDALIMAAAVADYKPAKYSKSKIKKEQNLKSISLSATDDILAAINSKNSPLSGKKKVIVGFALESEDELKNAEKKLMAKNLDFIVLNSLKEPGAAMESDTNKITILYASEKKTVRRKGFPLLSKFITANNILNELKNYL from the coding sequence ATGGCTCCCTCTACATTAAAAGGGAAAAAAATAATTGTCGGTGTAACTGGATGCATTGCGGCTTATAAGTCTGCATTATTAGTAAGACTCTTGATTTCACAAGGAGCAGAGGTACGCGTTGTTATGACGCCCTCTGCCTGCCATTTTATTACCCCATTGACCTTATCTACTCTGTCTAATAATCCAGTTGTAGTCAATATGTTTCCGGAGACTGAAGGTAAAAATTTGGACATGCAAACATGGCATATCGAATATGCAACTTGGGCTGATTTAGCTATTATTGCTCCAGCAACGGTCAACACAATAGCTAAAATAACTCATGGTTTTGCAGATAATGCGTTGACCTCTGTAGTATTAGCTTTGCGTAGCCCATTGATTGTAGTTCCAGCTGCAGATGTTGATATGTATACCAATCCCGTTACTCAAGAAAATATTGAACAACTAAAGAATCGTGGCATTTATGTAATTGAACCTGAAACTGGTTTCTTAGCCAGTGGGCTTAATGGAATAGGCAGGATGGCAGATGTAAATAAAATTGTTGATGCTGCAGAATTAGTTTTAGCTGGATTCAAAAGAGATTTGATTGGTAAGAAAATTCTTGTTACCGCAGGTCCAACTTATGAAGATATTGACCCTGTACGGTTTATTGGTAACAGATCAAGCGGGAAGATGGGATATTCAATAGCAAAAGCTGCGTATTTAAGAGGAGCAAAAGTAACACTAATTTCTGGTCCGACCTCAGAAAATTGTTACCCTGAGATAGATATTGTTAAAATCCGTTCAGCAGCTCAAATGAAAAACGAAGTGGAGAAACACTTAATTGATAATGATGCATTAATTATGGCAGCTGCAGTTGCCGATTATAAGCCTGCGAAGTATTCGAAAAGCAAAATAAAAAAAGAACAAAATCTCAAGTCTATTTCTTTATCTGCTACTGACGATATTTTAGCTGCCATAAATAGTAAGAATTCACCACTTAGTGGAAAGAAAAAAGTAATAGTAGGATTTGCCTTAGAGAGCGAAGATGAACTAAAAAACGCTGAAAAAAAATTAATGGCAAAAAACCTGGATTTTATAGTTCTTAACTCGTTAAAAGAGCCTGGTGCAGCAATGGAAAGTGATACTAATAAAATTACTATCCTTTATGCTTCAGAAAAGAAAACCGTTCGCAGGAAAGGATTTCCTCTTTTAAGTAAATTTATTACCGCTAATAACATTCTAAATGAATTGAAAAATTATTTATAA
- a CDS encoding uracil-DNA glycosylase family protein — protein MAVTIKQIIEALKYQKEVFGDFLFEKLDKERVNYNLAPEMKVSEKVTSSLTDNLFVEEFHNSTSLTELYEKIHQCQKCPLGKTRTKFVFGVGNPNAKAMLIGEAPGAEEDRQGEPFVGRAGQLLNDILKAINLKREDVYIANILKCRPPNNRDPLPVEMETCFPYLHKQIDLIKPKVILCLGRIAANALLNKKLSLSLLRNAVFEHDGIKVVSTYHPAALLRNPHWKKDCWEDVKKFKSLLDQL, from the coding sequence TTGGCTGTAACAATAAAACAAATAATAGAAGCGTTGAAATACCAAAAGGAAGTTTTTGGTGATTTTCTTTTTGAAAAATTAGATAAAGAACGAGTTAATTATAACTTGGCACCTGAAATGAAAGTATCAGAAAAAGTAACGAGCAGTTTAACAGACAATTTATTTGTAGAAGAATTTCATAATTCAACTTCGTTAACTGAACTTTACGAGAAAATTCATCAATGCCAAAAATGTCCGCTCGGCAAAACTAGAACAAAATTTGTCTTTGGTGTTGGCAACCCAAATGCAAAAGCAATGTTAATTGGCGAAGCCCCTGGTGCGGAAGAAGATAGACAAGGTGAACCATTTGTAGGCAGAGCAGGTCAGTTACTTAATGATATACTAAAAGCAATAAATCTAAAAAGAGAAGATGTTTATATTGCCAATATTTTAAAGTGCAGGCCCCCTAACAATAGAGACCCTTTACCTGTGGAAATGGAAACTTGTTTTCCTTATCTTCATAAGCAAATAGACTTAATTAAACCAAAAGTAATCTTGTGTTTAGGTAGAATTGCAGCTAATGCATTGCTTAACAAAAAATTATCGTTAAGCTTGCTTAGAAATGCAGTTTTTGAACATGATGGAATTAAAGTAGTAAGCACTTATCATCCAGCAGCTTTGCTGAGA
- the rpoZ gene encoding DNA-directed RNA polymerase subunit omega, protein MPVVPQNLLKIKEKIPNLYEAVIVAAKRARKLNDDARLEFNALLSTITSGHEDDFEDRENPDQLKLALEFEKREKPHLKAIKELQTGIEYRYKNEK, encoded by the coding sequence ATGCCAGTAGTACCGCAAAATCTATTGAAAATTAAAGAAAAGATTCCTAATCTTTATGAAGCAGTTATAGTTGCCGCTAAACGGGCAAGGAAACTAAACGATGATGCACGCCTTGAGTTTAATGCTCTATTAAGTACAATTACTTCGGGACATGAAGATGATTTTGAGGACAGGGAAAATCCCGATCAATTAAAACTTGCTCTTGAATTTGAAAAAAGAGAAAAACCCCATTTAAAGGCAATTAAAGAACTGCAAACGGGCATCGAGTACAGATATAAGAATGAAAAATAA
- the gmk gene encoding guanylate kinase codes for MHTKKVKLFVFSAPSGSGKTTIVKSVLLKHSDFVFSVSATTRKPRNSEKDGKDYFFISEEEFKEKIRNNEFIEYEKVYDYYYGTLKDFVEKSIAGGHSVVFEVDVKGALSIKQKYPEAVLIFIVPPSIEELKKRLLDRKTETTQELKKRIERAEMELSYKDKFDYVVSNENLEEAKKKVYEIINKEIN; via the coding sequence TTGCATACGAAAAAAGTCAAATTATTTGTATTTTCAGCCCCCAGCGGTTCAGGTAAAACGACTATAGTTAAAAGTGTTCTTTTAAAACATTCTGATTTTGTCTTTTCTGTCTCTGCAACAACGAGAAAACCGAGAAATTCAGAAAAAGATGGTAAAGACTACTTTTTTATCAGCGAGGAAGAATTTAAAGAGAAAATTAGAAACAATGAATTTATTGAATATGAAAAAGTATACGATTATTACTACGGCACATTGAAAGATTTTGTAGAAAAAAGCATTGCTGGTGGTCATTCTGTAGTTTTTGAAGTTGACGTAAAAGGAGCTCTTTCAATTAAACAAAAGTATCCTGAGGCAGTTTTAATTTTTATTGTACCGCCAAGTATTGAAGAATTAAAAAAAAGGTTGCTGGATAGGAAAACCGAAACAACGCAAGAGCTTAAAAAAAGAATTGAGAGAGCAGAGATGGAACTAAGTTATAAAGATAAATTTGACTACGTCGTTTCTAATGAAAATCTGGAAGAAGCTAAGAAAAAAGTATATGAAATAATTAATAAAGAAATAAATTAA